TCAGGTCAAATAATATACTATTGACAGAGTCCCGCAGGGGCCATAGATTATAGTTGGTTGCGAGATACGCCAGGGAACCATGTATGACAATACCCAATAGCATCATGATACTCCGTAAGGCATCGAGCCCATAAATGCGTTCGCTCGTTTGCAGGTTAGTGGTTTCCATTAGGATAGAATGTAAAATAGGATGGTATTATGAACAGATCGGCTCTCTTATTTCACCACGAACTCGGCGTCGCTGAGGCCCGTATTGACCCGGTATGCTTTGATGGTCATGGTTCCCGTTCCTGGGTACATCATAAACGGTAGTTTGATGCCACTGACCACCCTGTAATCGCCGTAGCGGGTGATTTCCTCGCCCTTGTCCGTTGGGTTGGGAACGACCACCTGCACTTTCAGTCCCGTTTGGGTGTCGTAGTTGGTATACCAGCTTAGGCCGTCGGGAATAGTATGGATCAGTTTGTAGGTTTCTTTGCCATCGACGGTTTCCTTACCGGCGAAGATCGATTTCACTCCTTTCCTGTCGAAGTACAACTCAGGCATGATCTGGTAGGTAAACAGCCCGCGCTCAATCAGGGCCAGGCTGAGTGGCACCTTGTTAGTCCCCATCTCAATTGAAACGTTCTGACCATCGGCAACTCCTTTGTATAACGTCTGCCCTTTGTCATTATCGGAAATGATTAACGCTTTTAGAGGAGCCTTATACTTCATCGTCACAAAAACATTGGTTCCCATAACGGCTTCGCCTGAGAGATCTTTGAGAGTAGCCAATACTTTTTTTCCGCCCAACGCTTTGAAGTAAGCAGCCAGCACCTGATCGGCAGTGGTTAGATTTTGGGCGTTGGCTGTCGTGGTCATACAGAAAATGGTAATTAAGAGTAGGAAATTGACGAGTGTTTTCATGTTTGCTTTAAAAGTTAGATGATGGGGTTTGAAAAAATCAGGGATGGGCTTACCCGTTTCGAACAGAACAAAGGGCTTTGGGGTAACTTCTTCAATTCTTCAGAAGCGAATGACTTACCCAGTAAGCGAGTGCATAAAAGCTAACGATAGTCAGTATACGGATAATCCAATACGGTAATTTAGATTGATTGGCCTGCATTACTACTGGGGTTTGGTTGGTTAATATGAGTTCGTTTTGGATAAACAATTAACCAATAGCGGGGACGTAAAATCGAGATTGCTGGCGTAACGCCAAGGCTTATCCTGACGTTACGTTTTCAACTGAGAAGGCACATGCCTACCCGCTTTGGACAGAACAAAGGTCGTCCAGAGGTCATCGTAAAGCTTTCACTTTTAGGTCAAAAGCTGCTACTTTTCGGTAATAGGAAGATTTTCTTTATCGTTTGTACCGTACAGTTTCCTGATGGATTAAATCGGCAATTGAACCGTGAATGCGGCTCCGTCACCTTCGTCACTTTCCACTAGTAAAGCTCCGGAATGCCCTTTGGTAACAATGTCATAACTGAGACTGAGGCCTAAGCCTGTACCTTCGCCTGGGGGCTTAGTCGTAAAAAAGGGCTGGAACAGTTTATCTTTAATCGAATCATGTATACCCAAGCCATTATCCCTGACTTGTAGGACCACATAGCCAGTTTGAGCGTAACTACTCACCTCCAGCATCGGCTGGTAGCTAATGGCTTTTTGCTTTTCTCGTTGCCGAACGGCGTAAAAAGCATTGTTGTACAGATTTAGCAATACACGACCAATATCCTGATTATTCAGATAGATAGCGGGAATGCTTGAGTCAAATGACGTTACTAACTGGCAGTTGAAGGAGCTGTCTTTGGTGCGGAACCCTTGATATGCCAATCGTAGATAGTCATTGGCTAATTTATTAAGATCGGTGAGCTGTCTTTCGCTACTACTTGCCTGCGAGTGGTCAAGCATTCCTCTTACGATGGCTTCTGCTCGACGGCCATGATGGGTGATTTTTTGCAGATTTTGTCGAAGATCCTTAATCACGTCTTCTGCATACGCCTTTTCGGCAATGGCGATTGCCTGTAATGGACCTTCCTGTAGTTCGTCAACTAATTCGGAACTGACTTCGGCAAAGTTGTTGACAAAGTTGAGTGGGTTCTGGATCTCATGGGCTATGCCCGCCGTCAATTCACCTAAGCTGGCCAGTTTCTCTTTCAGGATGAGTTGAGCCTGAGAGGCTTTGAGTTCGGCGGTGCGCTGCTCAACTTTTTCTTCCAGCACCCGGTTCTGGGTTTCGATGAGTACTTGGTTCTCTTTGGTTAAACGTAGTTGCTCTTGGATGGCTTCGTCCTGATACTTTTTGAGCAGGTTAACTTTGTAACTAAGACCCAAGGTAAAGAAAAGCATTTCAACGGCAGACCCTATGATAACACTGAAAGTCTGCCAAAAGCCAAAAGGAAAAATTTCTATGATACGGGCATAAACGCTTGCGAATAAAGCAAGATGACCCAAAAGTAAAAACCAGCCAGCCTTGTTTCCTCGTCGTAAAACCACTATCGCAGTAAGTAAGACATAAATAAATGAGGAAGTGTAATTGATGGTGAAAAAGTAATTTAAAGGAAAATCAACAATACCTATAGCCACCAGGGTGAGGACAACTAAGCTAACACAGAGTACCCCAACCATAACCTGTCCGGTGCGGTAAAGCCAAGGAGCGTATTGCCTAACTGACAAAAATGACATCGTAAAGAGAATAATGAGGAGTATACTAATAGTTGTCGTTACCCATCCAAACCGCTGCATTACAGTCTGCCAGGTCCCCAGCCATTCAATGGTTAGCCCTGCTGACAAGGCTATATTAAAGCCATGACTCAACACCCAAATGCTATACATGAGGTTATCACGATCTCTTAACTGGACAAATAGCAAAAGACTGTATAAGGCCATCAGCAAGGCAAATCCATAATAAATTCCGTAGGTCCAGTCTTCTATATGCAGTTGATGGGCCATCGGAAGCGCACCGCAAATTTGGAAGTTAGGCATCGTGAACTCTTGGTTGATGTAGATGTAAAGCTGATGCGTTTGTCCTCCACGGGCTTGTAAGGGGAAAATGTTTCGGCTATGCCGGAAAGCCAATTCCGCAGGTGTAGCTGACCGCTTTTGGTGGATTTGCTGAAAAAGGGTTCTACCAGTCGCTTCGCAAACCAGTATATCGTTCCCGAAGGAATGCACACGCAAGAAGAAATCATTTGGGGTATTGTTGGTCAGATTGATACGCAACCAATAGGATTTCTCAGGGTTTATATGGCTACCTATGGGATCGAAGCGGTAACGCTCGGGGTGTTGCAATAGCGAATCGATGGTAAGTTGTCCCGGCTGGGTTTCCAGTGCGACAAAATGATCAAAGAGAGAGTATGTCTGGTCTGGGTCGTTTACAATAACGGACTGCGCAGCAGAAGCCATGCTCAGCAGACTTAGTAAAAGGGTAAAGAGTAGTCGTTTCATGCAGAATGGTCGATTAGGATAGGTAAGCATCAAACAGGCAGCGTAATGATAAACTGAGTTCCTTCCCCTTCCTGGCTCTCCACCGTCATCGTGCCTCCATGGCCTTTGGTCACAATGTCATAACTCAGACTCAGCCCCAGTCCGGTTCCCTCGCCCGTAGGCTTGGTGGTGAAAAAGGGCTGGAAGATTTTCTCTTTCACTGCATCGGGGATGCCTGTGCCGTTGTCCCGCACACAAATCACCACTCGCCCTGGCTCCTGGCGCGTACTGACCCACACAGTGGGCTGATAATCCGATGGGGCGGTTTGTTGCTTTTGACGAACGGCGTAGAAGGCGTTGTTGTAGAGATTGAGCAAGACCCGGCCGATGTCCTGAGGAACCACCGACACAGTGGGTAGATCAGCAGCCAAGTCTGTTTTGAGTTCACAGCTAAAGCGCTGGTCTTTGGCTCGTAATCCCTGATAAGCCAAGCGTAGGTACTCATCGGCCAGGACGTTGAGGTCAGTGGGTTGTTTCTCGCCGGTGCTGGCGCGGGAGTGTTCGAGCATGCCTTTGACGATGGCGCTGGCTCGTCGGCCGTGGTGGGCGACCTTTTGGAGATTCTGGCGCAGGTCTCCAGCAATGGCTTTTACCTCTTCGGTATGACCCGCATCAGCTTCTTCTTCCAACTCGTCCACTAACTCAGCAGAGACCTCAGAGAAGTTATTGACGAAGTTGAGGGGGTTCTGAATCTCGTGGGCGATACTGGCTGTCAGCTCACCCAGGCTGGCGAGTTTCTCTTTCTGGATGAGTTGAGCTTGGGTTGCTTTTAGGGTTGTAAGTGACTCCTGTAGCTCGGCGGTGCGTTGCTCGACTTTCTCTTCCAGCACCCGGTTTTGGGTTTCGACTAATTGCTGGTTTTCTTGGGTTAGCCGAAGTTGCTCTTGTATGGCCTCGTCCTGATGCTTTTTGAGCAGGTTGACTTTGTAGCTAAGGCCGAATGTAAAGAAGAGAATTTCAACAATCAGTCCAAAATAACTACTGCTATAGGTCCAGAAATTCATGGGGTAAATGGCCACCACCATCAGGACAGTGAAAAGCATAAAAACGTAAAACGCCAGATTACCTAACACAAAGTATAATGCCGGCTTAAAGCCCTTCCGGTAACTGATGATACCGACGACCAAACAATACAAAGAATCAGTTACCAAAAATAAATTTAAAAAAATATCAGGTGCGTTGTCAGTCAGAAAAAGCCCCATTGCCACTATATCAAACGCTATTACCAGTAAACTGAGCCGATACAAGGCAGGCGAACGCTGCTGCAAGGATAAAAACGAAATGGCAAACAACTGATGCACCAGGGTATTCGCATAAGCCCAAACAAGGGCATAATGACCACCTGTATTGTGGAGCCAGGGCCAATAAGTAGCCATGTGGTTGTAAAAACTCAGACCATTCCAGGCAACTAACAATACCCAAAGCATGTAGATTAAATTGGCCTTATCGCCCAGCCTCAGATACAGCAATAAGCTGTATATAATAACCATCAGCACGAAGCCGCAGAATAGTCCCGCTATCAGGTCTTGCCACTGCAACTCTTTGGTAAGTGCCAGACTCGACTGTAGAGTGGCATGAAACGCAGAATAACCGGATTCTCCCAAACTAATGTAAACAGTATGGGTTTGGGCCATTGGAATTCGAAGCAGACAAACGCGCCGGATGTTATAGTAGCTGTCCGAAGGCCGGGCTATGATCCCCCTAAAAGTTTGGCTTCCCACCACACGGTTATTAGAAACGGTATAAACTAATACCTGCGGGTTATTGAAGATCGGAAAGTGCAGGAACAGATCTGCGTTTAGCTCATTGGTCACCCTTAACCGTAGCCAACAAACCTTTCCTTTCTCCCAGGTAGGCATCTGTTGTTTCACTGGCACAAACGCATACTTCTGCGGGTGCTTCAAGAGCGAGTCGATGGTGGCTTGACCTGGCGCAAGCTCCACGGCCTCGGCAAAGTCTTGCAGATAGTAAGTTTTCAGCGAATCGTTCAGCACCAACATCTGAGCGTGGGTAGCCAGCCCGAATAAACACAGTACAAGTGTTAGAAGTAGTCGTTTCATGAGTGGTGGATTGAATGTGTATAGATCAACAGGGCAGCGTAATGATAAACTGAGTTCCTTCCCCTTCCTGGCTCTCCACCGTCATCGTGCCTCCATGGCCTTTGGTCACAATGTCATAACTCAGACTCAGGCCCAAACCCGTGCCCTCGCCCGTAGGCTTGGTGGTGAAAAAAGGCTGGAAGATTTTCGGTTTGATGGCGTCGGGAATCCCCGTGCCGTTATCCTTTATACGTAGTTCAATATGCCCATTATGTGCTTCAATACACAACTCAATTTGAGGGGTGTAGCCCACTTTTTGCTGCTGGCTTCGTTTATGAACTGAGTAGAAAGCGTTGTTCAACAGGTTAATCAAGACTCGACCCATGTCCTGAGTGATTACCTGAATAGGTAAGGAGTCAGGCTGGAAGCTGGTCTGCAGTTCACAGCTAAAGTCCTGATGTTTGGAACGGTAGCCCTGAAAGGCAATTTTATAGCACTCTTCGGTAAGTCGGATCAGGTCGGTTTCCTGTTTTTCGCCAGAGTCTCC
This window of the Spirosoma aerolatum genome carries:
- a CDS encoding sensor histidine kinase, whose translation is MKRLLFTLLLSLLSMASAAQSVIVNDPDQTYSLFDHFVALETQPGQLTIDSLLQHPERYRFDPIGSHINPEKSYWLRINLTNNTPNDFFLRVHSFGNDILVCEATGRTLFQQIHQKRSATPAELAFRHSRNIFPLQARGGQTHQLYIYINQEFTMPNFQICGALPMAHQLHIEDWTYGIYYGFALLMALYSLLLFVQLRDRDNLMYSIWVLSHGFNIALSAGLTIEWLGTWQTVMQRFGWVTTTISILLIILFTMSFLSVRQYAPWLYRTGQVMVGVLCVSLVVLTLVAIGIVDFPLNYFFTINYTSSFIYVLLTAIVVLRRGNKAGWFLLLGHLALFASVYARIIEIFPFGFWQTFSVIIGSAVEMLFFTLGLSYKVNLLKKYQDEAIQEQLRLTKENQVLIETQNRVLEEKVEQRTAELKASQAQLILKEKLASLGELTAGIAHEIQNPLNFVNNFAEVSSELVDELQEGPLQAIAIAEKAYAEDVIKDLRQNLQKITHHGRRAEAIVRGMLDHSQASSSERQLTDLNKLANDYLRLAYQGFRTKDSSFNCQLVTSFDSSIPAIYLNNQDIGRVLLNLYNNAFYAVRQREKQKAISYQPMLEVSSYAQTGYVVLQVRDNGLGIHDSIKDKLFQPFFTTKPPGEGTGLGLSLSYDIVTKGHSGALLVESDEGDGAAFTVQLPI
- a CDS encoding 7TM diverse intracellular signaling domain-containing protein, translating into MKRLLLTLVLCLFGLATHAQMLVLNDSLKTYYLQDFAEAVELAPGQATIDSLLKHPQKYAFVPVKQQMPTWEKGKVCWLRLRVTNELNADLFLHFPIFNNPQVLVYTVSNNRVVGSQTFRGIIARPSDSYYNIRRVCLLRIPMAQTHTVYISLGESGYSAFHATLQSSLALTKELQWQDLIAGLFCGFVLMVIIYSLLLYLRLGDKANLIYMLWVLLVAWNGLSFYNHMATYWPWLHNTGGHYALVWAYANTLVHQLFAISFLSLQQRSPALYRLSLLVIAFDIVAMGLFLTDNAPDIFLNLFLVTDSLYCLVVGIISYRKGFKPALYFVLGNLAFYVFMLFTVLMVVAIYPMNFWTYSSSYFGLIVEILFFTFGLSYKVNLLKKHQDEAIQEQLRLTQENQQLVETQNRVLEEKVEQRTAELQESLTTLKATQAQLIQKEKLASLGELTASIAHEIQNPLNFVNNFSEVSAELVDELEEEADAGHTEEVKAIAGDLRQNLQKVAHHGRRASAIVKGMLEHSRASTGEKQPTDLNVLADEYLRLAYQGLRAKDQRFSCELKTDLAADLPTVSVVPQDIGRVLLNLYNNAFYAVRQKQQTAPSDYQPTVWVSTRQEPGRVVICVRDNGTGIPDAVKEKIFQPFFTTKPTGEGTGLGLSLSYDIVTKGHGGTMTVESQEGEGTQFIITLPV